The following proteins are encoded in a genomic region of Hydra vulgaris chromosome 05, alternate assembly HydraT2T_AEP:
- the LOC136080548 gene encoding uncharacterized protein LOC136080548 gives MKPNMTTVAAAGVIMFNNNKTAVWLDEKSQEDIERLVLLARRNRKGYIRKYREKKVNILQYKIDEIDKRSLEKEIKEQKASEEKEFLTTEIRIDGGLILCKEDLEKILGTKNEIVKKLQRQIKFRKKVLQQKFPENWLQLGEKGKGENYKKFSIETLKTNLLSIFTFLKEAPEQRATTIKCSVIRQIDERQEMLITLKKKVRLEGDARLLMETRKKIRTGAS, from the coding sequence ATGAAACCTAACATGACAACAGTAGCTGCAGCTGGTGTCATCatgtttaacaacaacaaaacagcTGTTTGGTTAGATGAAAAATCACAGGAAGACATTGAAAGGCTAGTTTTACTAGCAAGGCGAAATAGAAAAGGGTATATCAGAAAGTACAGagagaaaaaagtaaatatattgcaGTACAAAATTGATGAGATAGACAAGCGCAGcttagaaaaagaaataaaggaaCAAAAGGCAAGCGAAGAGAAAGAGTTTTTGACAACAGAAATCAGAATAGATGGAGGTTTAATTTTGTGTAAGGaggatttagaaaaaattttaggcACTAAAAATGAAATAGTAAAGAAGTTgcaaagacaaataaaatttagaaaaaaagtactGCAGCAAAAATTTCCAGAAAATTGGTTGCAATTAGGAGAAAAGGGAAAAGgggaaaattacaaaaagtttaGTATTGAGACATTAAAAACTAACCTGCTatctatttttacatttttaaaagaagctCCAGAACAACGCGCAACTACAATAAAATGTTCAGTTATCAGACAGATTGATGAAAGACAAGAAATgttgataacattaaaaaaaaaagtcagattaGAGGGTGACGCTAGGTTATTAATggaaactagaaaaaaaataagaacaggCGCATCATAG